Genomic DNA from Epinephelus moara isolate mb chromosome 24, YSFRI_EMoa_1.0, whole genome shotgun sequence:
TTTGATAGGGGTCATGTTAACAGCATATTCTGTCTGAATATTCCAATTTCGGGTTAAATCATGAGGGATATGTCTGTATTAGTCTgattttaggagcattctttggacacgTATACAGCCAATATGGAATATGTGTCTCAGTGGGGGTTTTACGACACAATGCCTCTTGCCTGTTTGccgtcagctctgtgtgttgtacacAGCCAACTAGCCAACAGTTTGTAGGGCTGTGAGGTacagatgcatgcccaaaagaaaagtccacatttctggtctgaaggagaaacacaccgaACTTcttaacattatgaaagacttggatattaaGAGGTTTGAAGATATGTGCAAATATTGCAACaccaaccttttcaagaaggtgatTAAAAGAAttaaagagggaggctgtgttcacacggTTGAACAAGTCCGTCACTGgagtaaaactgaaaaaatccTGGCACAAGCCACAGCCGATCcccttttccatattttgacgacatgctacgGCATGTTTATTGGAGTGTGCATGGCTGCGTGTAACAGGGAATATTAGTGGAACTTTCATTAGCCacaaacagcttagtaggagtattttatttttcagaataaggacAACTGgattattttgtgcatgtaatcatagtcagtgttttattttatgttttgtagAGCTACAAGTTCTGCAGCAGAAATGTCGAACTTGATTGCAAGTGCAGTCAACAGTGCAAAAACTTTAGCTAACTCCTTGGTTAATATGTAAGTTACAATTAAGACGAGTAGGAAGAGAGATCTGTCATTGGTCTCATTTTTgactacaattttttttttaggtttatcCACAAAATTTAGTTTGACAAAGCGATCCTAACACGTTTAGCTTATACCAGACAACAGATCCGTCTCCATGACAACAtagcaaactccatctgctgacgAAGACCGTCTGATACAATTGAAAGCTCCTGAAAAAGCTAGTAAGTGAGCCTTGAGTTGACATAGTTCTGTTGAATCCATTACTTGTTGTCCAGTGCTAGTTAGTGTATTTATTGAGTAACTTAACACTTTTAACACAAGTTTTGTAGTGGTTTAATATCTCCCCTTGCCACAGTGATGTGGACGTGTACTCCAGGGTCTGTCAGTACACCCTGACATCACGGTTAGCTACGATCACAGATGCAGGGTGGTGCAATAGACTTGAAACTTTCTACCAAATAAGGCAGTTAAAACATTGCTTTTCAGCCTGATATTAAGTTACTGTTTAAAGACATGTCAATGATTTAGAGAGTGACAGAAAACTCTTAGTTAATGTTCGGATTTTTGATGgtgtgtccatgtttttttgttttttcagagaaGGGCAACCTTTCCTGAGAAAGTTCAAGGACAAGAGTGCTTCAATGATTATAGAAAGCGGTGTGTACCAAACTATTTCAGACATGATTTTGGTATCAAACTTTTTGATGCCATACAACACAGTGGGTAAGGTGACCAATGGGCCAAACAGCTGCTAATATACTACAACACTCGAGAATGAGAGCAGAGTTTTTAGGACAATCTCAGATCTGTGTGGAATGTGTTTTCAGTACAACTCTATATTTAGCTCTAGCCTCTCACATTGGTGACCGCTGGAGTGTTAGATTTAATTTCAGAGGAAACTAAATAAACCTGCCCTAACTTTTCTCTTCCAAAATCCCAAACTGTGTCAACAGATGACTTCCACTCAGGGTTGGTGTCCTCTAGCTAAGTGAATGGAGAAATTCATTCAGTGCaaatgcccttttttttttatccaggcTGAATTCCTACCAGGGTATTAGGATTGTGCGTTCAAGCAGCAAGCTTACTAATTTGGCCTTTGTCTGCAAATCTACTAAGCAGATTACTCCACTATTAGTCCCCTAAAATAAGGGCCTCTTGATTATCCTCAAATGGAAAATGTGCTACTGACCCGGGATCATTTGAGCTTTCAAAAGACAATATCGCCAGTAGCTTTTTGCTCCCAAATATGTGCCAACACATAAGTACTTTTTTCACTATGTACCTTatgggacagttcacccctaatcaaaactgaatatttttcctcctacctgtagtgctatttatgaGTCTAGATGGTATTGGTTTGAGTTgcagtgttggaaatatcagctgtaaagatgtcaacttctctcaaatataatggaactacatgtcactcagcttgtggtgctccaagcgccacaaaaaaaacaacatttcaaaaactcaatagcaatgtctctttccagaaatcatgacatagttactcaagataatccacagaccttgttgtgagcagtttcatgtaggaactattttctttttactgaactACAGGAAGTGTgaatctactgctagctcacctagcaccactgagctagcaaaTGTCACAACTTAGCCAAAGAGGATGCCACCAGTGTTTACATCTAGCGCCACACAAACAAGCAGGCAAGAGACTCTTGTCCAAGAGTAGAATCACATTTCCTTCTTTGGCGGGTGAAGCATGATAGGaaacaacaagatctgtggattattttagtAACccagtcatgatttctggaaagagacattgcatctctacagccgatatctccaacactctgcaactaacaccaaaacaatcttgactgataaacagcactaaaggGATGAgtcaaaatgtgtatttttgatttcaggatgaactgtccctttaaacccACTTAGCCTCACAGCCCTAAAATGAGTTGTAATTCACATCAGAATGCTCTGATCATCCCATCTCAGGATAAGAACCACTGACACATTTCAAATGTAGCTGTGATCCCTCTGAAAACACTTTCTCAGGTTAACGGTTCTGACTGAAAACCATTAACATCAGTTAGTGTCTCTTCTGCTGTCCTGAAGGGCTGCTGCTCACTTGGTAAATTATTAAGCCTATCAGTTACATGAGACCTGCAGAGGAGGACAAAGCTCAGGGCTCAGTGTCTCCCCCTGCTGGGATTATGTGGGTACTGGATATCCAGAAGAGTGTGtaggtgagagagagagaggacacatCTGTGTTGTGGAAACAGCTTCAGAAGATATGATCTGAAGCTCTGATTCATTCATAAACGTGTTGTGTTTATCAGTCCAGTGTGATCAGGCCAGTGATTGTGTCAACTAtggggaggatgaggaggaggagtgaatCCTGTGCTTCAGTTCATTATAAAGCCAGTGCTTGTGCTGTATCAAGATTTGACTAACTTTTACTGGTCAGTGCAAAGATCATCTGCACCAAAAGCCAAATATAGGATTATTGACAGTTTAAAAGTCTGTGCAGAATTTTATGTAAGTCCTACTGAATTAAAGGAAAGAAGTTACCGATGTCTAATTAAATCTGAGTTCATTATGAACACATGTAAACTATGAGTGGCCAAAATTAgaataaagaacaaaaaatcAATAATTAAGGACCATTAAGACCTACTGTGCTTAATAAAGGCGCATTCCGctgattttacacatgaagCTCAGTTTACCTGGCACAGTTAGCACTACTCAGCCTGTGGAAATGGATGTAAAGTTACTTTTGTGGCTCTGAAGAAGCTTTGTCAAATCTGAACTCAAATAGAGCTGAAACTGATTGATCGACTGACATAAATAATGATCAGCTTCACTTCTCAAGCAAAACCTGTGTATGTAATTACGCATTATGCAAGTATGTAATAAGTACTTAGAAAGACTACACAAGTTGTTTAAGTGACGTCATTGCTTTCTCTCTCGCTGAAGCTACAGTACCTGTGTGTTTCATACCATGATATACCCACACAAGCAACAGGTCTAGCCTGGTTTTTCGCATCACGGCTGATAAAAAAGATCAGGAGTCGCCGGATAACGCACCAAAATGAAGCCCCATGGGTGGCATCTAATGTAGCCTGGAGTCGCTAGCCTCCAGCAGATATGAGCTGCGTGCTGTGGTGAGGTCTGGTAAGCTCACTTGAATCCGACTCCACACCtctagaatttttttttccattttctaaGATGTAGTCTTCGGCAAACACTGACttaagtgacatcacttgaggacatttatcagacttcacacagctccctctggagacaCGACAGGCTTGATACAATCTTTTTCACACATACTGTAGTACTTGCTAACACCTggaaacagactttgatgtatAAAATCAGTGGAGTTATAGTATTTTTGCTTTTACAGACACTGTacgtgtctgtgtttttttatttttttttatgactacATCTCTGGAGAGTCCGATGCTATGCTCTTTCATCCCAGTAATAGGGGGCTCTCATGACAGCAGCACAGCCCCAGATAACCCACTCTTGCCTCATTTTGAAAGCTACACTTGATTTGACCCCAGATATAACTTATGCAATGTCTGATTACGTAACAAAATTTAGCTCCAAATCTGGGATGTGAATAGCAATAGATTACAGTGTGGGGCTGAGAGCAGTCTCTGATGGTAAGATGGCCCGTGGAACAGGTGCTACTGCCTCAATCTCAACACAAAAAGGGAGATATGAAACAAAACTGTGGTGGGAGCAGAACAAAGATAGTAACAGTGAGGAGGGAGCAGACACAGGAGGGcataaaagagaaaaggaggggTTGGCAGTGGGGGTGACAGAGGTTGTGATTTTCCAAGAGGTCTGGAAAGTTTAAATGGAAAGTTTAACGGAGCGATTCGCTGTAACCATAAAAGTCAAAAAGGTGGAAAACTGTTCGAGGACAGCAATGCACACAGAGTTGAAAGTGACGTTTACACAGGTCCTCTCTTTTTACCCAACATCTATCTCCCCTCCTGCTTCATATCACTTCCAAgttcaacacaaaacaacccaaaCTGAGGAGCTGTTTCACCTGAGATGTTAAGTAATCCACATGTcttcacataaataaataaatgcacattAAGCTACTCTCTATCACCGATTGCTATAACACAATAGTGATTCAACCTACAGCCAGTCCATGAAAAGCTTTTCCATTTGCTGTTCCATGGACTCAGTGGAGGTTCTTCCTAAAGAGAAGTCCACTAGCACACAGAGaagtttgttttgcatttctagcagcagcagtagtttgCTTGGAATAACTACAAGAGATACTGAAGCTCAAACTGCAACGACAGAAGAAAATCAGAGGAAACAGACAACACAGTACCGTCCACAGGGTTTGATGCACAGGTAATCTCTGGGAAGTGCAGTGCAGAAATACCGCAGCTACGAGCACTTAGCATCAAAGACAGAGGAATAAAAGAGGAAGGATCGCACGAGTCAGAACTTAAAGTGTTAAAATGTCTGCAGACAGAAGGAGGAATGGTCTCACCGCACACACCACATGCAAAATCTGAGGAATCCCAGGTGAAATGCCTCTGTAGTCAGTTTCTAACTATAACGAGGCCGTGGCATTGAGCCATAGATACAGTGCACAGAGAGCAGGACAAACTATCTGCCAATGTCAGCATCAAACCCTCCTTAACAGTCTCGTCCctcttttgaccttcattaccAGCGTTGTGGAACATTTTGGCGCCAGAGTGACAGACGATAAAGCAAGTCTGTGATCTCTACCCTAAACTCAGACGGCTCTGCTCACTATGCCTTGTTCAGCTGCCCGAAGAGGGAAAGCGAGACGTCAGGGTTTATCAAGATAAATTaagtacacaaacatacacgagcatacactcacacacatacacacagagctCACTGAAGTTTCATCATTCTTGAGCTAGAGTTGTGACAGACGTGGAGCTACGTTGGGGCAATGAAAGAGTAATTGCGCTTGTTGCAGAAAAAGGATGCTGGGTAGACCGAGCAGAGGTCCATCAACAGCTGGCTCACAGAGAAGAGTTCCCACCCTACAGGAAGTCCCAGCATAGAACCCTCCCTCCTGTCTTCTCTCCGCAGTCTGTCTTTCTCCGTCTCCTCTCATTCTGGGATCTGCAGGGCCATCACTGCAGGTTTGGTCTCAAAGTACTGGTTGAAACGTAGCACAGCGTACCTGCAAGAACAGCCCCAAGTTTGGAAGAGGAAATATAAACTACAATTATAGTGAAGCTATTACAgatattgttttcttttatttatttactttatttatccaCTGTTTTGTTTCACTGCTTTCTTCCTCAGTGAGGTGAGAGTGATTGGGTTGCCAGTCATATCTTTCCTTAGGTCTACCTCCTCTCTGTGAACTACTAGGTGGGGGCAAGCTTGTTGTCCAGTGTTAAGTGGTATGGATGCATACAAAAGAAATAAGTGACTTTGCTTTTGGGTTTTGGGTTTCAGTCTTTTACAATGCTCTGTTTAACCCACACAGACAGATTCTTTTCAGTCACACAGGCTGACCTATCACTTATGTAATATCCTACACAGGGGGGGTCACTACACACAGCTCTACATCTttcatacactcacacagagactTACCCGAGGAAGTCAAAGTCGATGGAGGAGTATTTGGCCTGGATGAGCGCCCAGAAGCCCCAAAAGAAGTGAGAAGCCTTAATAGAGACAAAGCAGATATCAGGTGAGGTAAAGTAATGTGAGGCACTGTGGGTATGAGTGTGTaagagaaggtgtgtgtgtctcaccagAGCAAACTTGTTGACCTGTACATAGAGTGTCTCCAGCTCTCGCTGGCTGACCTCCTCTGTTTTCTTGGTGAAGAATTTGTATGCCTGCAGGTACACTTTGAGCCACTCCATCTGCATCTCCCGACTCGGGTACAGTCCATAGTCCAGCTCCGCCATTCCTGaccacacacacggacacacagtTGTACAAGATGCCACACTGGATATAACATTAAAGGgattgtttggattttttgaagggGGGTTGTATGGGGAACTTATCCATAGTTGAACTTATCCatagtgtattacatacagtagatgtctgtcaGCACACCCAGTTTGGCTTGCtaaacagaggagctgctgatctaccactgcctcatTCCCTTAGTTAGTTTGCGTTATTGTTTGACTTTGttaaatccaaactaaccctttaaaaaaacaaagtcacacagtaacccaaacaaaataactgagaGGCAGCAGTGCACCAGCAGGTAGTGTTCAGCGATGTTAAATCGCTGTCTTTCtcaatagagtctggctttgaagagagccatttaacggcttcagttccccatcagagaTTGTTGTGTCATGGTAAGGAAAAGCAGTGAGAGTATTCTAAAtgtagcatacacttaaactgatattgatttttttttttaggtgggacttaaGTGGCaacaatatgttttgttgctgccctgTTCACAGCAGTAGCTTCCGTGTTTGTACTCCTGCCTGTACAAACTGATCTACTGTACAACCCCAGTTCAAAACTAGCCCTTTAACTCTAACACACAAATCACACTGGTTCGACAAACctgcaaattcattgaagtggTTGCCGATGTCGAATGCCTGGTAGTTGTAGCTGGAGTATTCATAGTCTATAAAGCGAACATGACCTGTGAGACAACAAAGAGGACACGTAAAATGTAAAGTGTATAAAGGTGTGCCTGCTCACAGGCTCTTCAGGCTGTGGCAGAGGAAGTCAATCAAACTGGCACCACTTAGGTAGAAAGTACAATGTTTGCACTGGCAACATTTTGTGGGTTGCCACAGCAAAGTATCTGCCAAAGAAGTaaaacagcaagcagcaacagaaaagaaaaaagtcacataagaaaagaaaatatttcctcAAAGCACACGTACGTGGTTGTAGCTGTGAAATGCATCTGCTACTCTACCCATGAAGCACAAATTAGGAGGAAGTCTGTGCTCGGATGTAACACTGCCCTCAGAGCAAACCCGTCGTGCCACAGGAAACACTGGGGCACTCACCCTCTTTGCTGTTGTGAATGATGTTCTTGCAGAGCAGGTCATTGTGGCAGAGCACCACAGGGGAGCCCAGAGTGGAGAGATGCTCCTTCATCCACACCATCTCCTGCTCCAGCACAGCTTTGCTGGGCACCTCCTGCTGTATTCTGGACAGGGAGAGATAGGAGAGAGGTCAACTTTTtccacacacattttccccagaTGCTTCTCTTGACCGGCTGTGACAAATATGCAAACACAAGTGTCTGCAACACGACACCGGCTCCGCAATCACAATGAAGGAAAGTGACAGAAATAGTTTTGCTAGTTGTTACTGACTAAAACAAACagctttttgcttgtttttggatCATCACAAAGTGGGAGCACACGTGCAGTGATAACAGCTGAGGCcaacatgcacaaacagcacACAGGCTCAGTGGGGCTACGGCCTGCTGGCTCCTGGGAGCACAGTTACAGAGAAATAAGATCTCAGTGGACATTCGCAGTGCTGCAGAGTGTTACCGAATCACTATGGCTACACTTCTATGTCTCCttttgaaatgacctgtgaGATCTAATTATAACCATCTGATATGTGATTTATTCCATCACTGCATATACATACTGTGCTTGAAAATGGCATTTATGCACCTCCtgcagctgtatttattcagaTATCTGCCCTTCTCTATCTCTGTGCATGTGACACAGGCCTGCTgaacattcatacattcatacagTTCAACCCCGCTCATATGACGCACGTTGACAAATCTGTGTCGGTCTGAAAGTGGTATTACTGGCTAGTGGAGAAAGGGTTAAGTCGCTGAGTTAGTTTCTCAGCTAACCAGACTGGTGTGCCAAGCAAAGACCCCAGTGCTACCGGTAATGGGCTTATGGGACTTAATCCACCGTCAGCCTGATAGCAGGAGATGAGAGAAAGCTGGGAGGGAGGCTGAGTCTCAACTGTTCAGCCCCTGCCTGGTGTATAGCAGAGATATGACACTGTTAATCTATGAGAGGTGGAGTAATTTTGCATCACACTGGAATATTACACATCACATAGATCTCTGACAATGCCAGTTAACATCTGGGCTTTTATACAATCTGCTTCTGACCACAGGGCCACAAGTGTCGGCTGTCCAGGACCAGGACACTCTAGCTGTCTGTGTAACCAAGGAAGAGAGTAAAGTGACCCGATACACTGAGCTGAGCAAACATCTGCTGGCCCACTGCATGCCTCAGACTCCCTAATCCAGTCGGCTATTATTGTTACAGTTATATAAGCCACATGCTGGACTTAATCTAATAGCCATCAGAAGAAAGATATCTGCTGTGACTGGGCAGCTGGCCAGGTTATGAAACGGTCCACCTTTGTCGGCTCCACAGCTCCGGTGCCAAGATGCAAACCAAACCATCTTCAGCCTGAACTgcttttccttcctcttttcctgAGATGAAAATGCAGTTccataaaatacatttctcaATGCCAAATGCACCAGCcttatgtgtgtgtcagcccaGGAGTCAAAAGTTATTAGATAAATTCTAGGAGTTATAAACTTTCAGGGTTTAAAGTTGGTCAGAAGCAGTGTGATTTATAAATTACAACAGCTGCCTTGATTGCTAAAACGTTCCATCCTTCCATTATGAACCACATTTTCAGTAATGCATTTCTTTCCTGCAACATCTATGCTTGGCCATAACAACATATACAGTAAAGGTAACCTGGATTAAGCCATTAACCTGGATTAATGACTGACAGGAATAAGTGCTGACTGCTTGTTAACAGGAAGTGTTTATGACACCAGATCAAATCTCTATTTCATATTTGTTTAGTTATCTGACAAAACAACTATTTTGTGAACTTGGCTGCATAAAACAGTACAGGTAATGACAGAAAAGATGGAGACTGAACAAAAGTTTAACATGCTGTCAGACAACTTTCTCTCGTCTCTAACTTTCTCTGAGGTTGTTCAGTTCAATATACAGCCGATGATACAGCACATGATGTCGTCATcatgaaataataaattacTAAGCACTAAACACAATGCACAGCTAGTGGGAATGTGTCTAGTTTTGCAGGTAATCagtcataaaccaaaatatTGGACAAAGTGAAATGGTGCTAAATAAAAAGTCAGATTGCCGAAGTTGGATTCATCATCAGGGGAAACAACATTGACATGCTCGTGTGGCTAAAAATATGCTTTCACAAAACAGTAAAGGTGGTTGCAAAGTTTCTGTTCTGTCATAAAGAAAAAGACACCACCTTCTAGTATTAACCTTGGCAGTATCCTCTCACTTCCTGACTCCACAGTAAGCCAGATGACTATTCTGTAAGTACATCATGTGCCAGATTAACGACCTCTGGTACCTAGAGAATTAAACAGGGGAACACATCTTGGTGCAAAAACTTTTGATAAAACTACTTCACTGAGTGCTCTCAGATGATATCAGGCTCAGGGTAAATTGACTCCATCCTCATTACTAATGTTACAGGCAAATCAGGCTGCGCTTCAGGAACTATTTGCATGATTATCAgagcgcatgtgtgtgtgtgtgctgagccACAAGCAGGATCACCCACCAAGAGCTGCTGAGAGGCAGCTGAGAAGCCAGATCTCACCTAACGTTGGACGCTTGGTCGGTGAACTCGGTGGCCACGAGGGAGAAGTATTTTCGCATCTTGATCCACAGGTTGGGTTTGGGGATGCAGCCATTGTGTGCATGGATGGCATGGATACGAGCCATCTCCCTAGCTATCATTCTGCgaggagacagacacacaaaaagatgACCAGGTTTCAACATGAACCCATACACCACTTCAGTTCAGCTACATTGAATGAGTCTCCAGTTCAAGGAATTCAGAGTTCCTGGAAAGAGTCAACTGAATACACCATGTGACACACACTGAGTTGATGTAGACATAGGAGTGTTTAAAAGCCAACACCAAGGATAATGAGTTTTAACAGATAAAGAATTAGTACTGATTTCTTTGTGCACTTTACAACAACTGAAACTCTTCTGCTTCCAAACTTATCTTTGGAATTGGCCTTTGATGATTTGTTTCTGCAGTATCAACCATCCGCCAACTACTATTTGCATGTGACTCCTATGTTCTTGCTTCATTTGCCTCTTTCCTGAGTGGTGTTGAGGTATTGCTGCATTGTAAAGCAGTTTGTGTCTATAAGTGCAGTGTGGAAACCTAGACTGATTCTGAGCACAATTGGACAATGCCACTTGTGTTACATCTCTGAGCTAAGTCAGTAAAAATCATGAGCAGTCCCAAGACTCTACCATGTCCCAACCTTAGTAAGGAAGGATCCCTGACGTCCTGCGTCCCAAGAGCGTCCCCCTGCATGAACTCATAGCAGATGCCGTTCTGAAAGGTGCAGTAGAGGCGAGGAGCACAACCATTAGCATG
This window encodes:
- the etnk2 gene encoding ethanolamine kinase 2; protein product: METQIHVPVGSPVIRKIPIFVDEHNVTEGAMKLIKELRPAWDTSHVKTKLFTDGTTNKLVGCYVEESPEDVVLVRVYGNKTELIVDRDNELKSFQVLHANGCAPRLYCTFQNGICYEFMQGDALGTQDVRDPSLLRMIAREMARIHAIHAHNGCIPKPNLWIKMRKYFSLVATEFTDQASNVRIQQEVPSKAVLEQEMVWMKEHLSTLGSPVVLCHNDLLCKNIIHNSKEGHVRFIDYEYSSYNYQAFDIGNHFNEFAGMAELDYGLYPSREMQMEWLKVYLQAYKFFTKKTEEVSQRELETLYVQVNKFALASHFFWGFWALIQAKYSSIDFDFLGYAVLRFNQYFETKPAVMALQIPE